Genomic segment of Chiroxiphia lanceolata isolate bChiLan1 chromosome 18, bChiLan1.pri, whole genome shotgun sequence:
TGCGGGGCAGGACCTGGGAAGTGCAAACCAGCACACTTAGCCGGGCTCAGGCTGTGGGCACCAGAGCCCACAGAGTTGTTCGGCCTTGTGGGGAGTTAAAAATCCCTCTGCTTCAAACCTGAACTGCATTTCACCCAACCTTGCAGAACAGGAGATGAGCAGAAACGTTTTGTGATTAGTGGTGGCTCTTGGTTGGATTAGGTTGGGCCTTGGGTACAAGATGCTCTGGAGGCAGCACTTCCCCctgaatttgggttttttcctcaatGTGGGCCCTTTCTTGCCTCAGCTTGTTCCCCTTGGGTTGctggagggaagcagagaagctgggctgctcctgcacacacacacacacacacacacacacacacacacacacgtgcacatgTGTGACTTGCACACGCTGCAGTTGCTGTTCCCCATGGGCTGttggcactgccctggccaTGGGGAGCCCTGTAGGAAGCAGGAGGAGCCCTGTGGGAACTGGGGGATGCCCTGTGGGAACTGGGGACCACCAGTGCCACAGCTTCACCCAGGGTGGCTCCCACCTGCCCACAGGCTGCATCCTACTACTGCAACAAGCTGGGGTTTGAGGAGCTGGCGTACCGGGGGCTGGAGACCGGCAGCAGGGAGGTGGTGTCACATGTCATCAAGCAGGACAAGGTAAGGGGGCTGGTACACCTGGCAAAGGTGCCACTGCCAGGACGGGGGAAGAtgaggtggtggtgggtgcTGCCAAACCCTGTTTGCACCACGAAACCCATCACCTGCAATGCCTCAGCcacaggctggggctgcagccccactgctgcagctccatcctcacctctcctcctcttcctcaccagATCGTCTTTGTTCTCTCCTCCGCTCTCAACCCAGGGAATGAGGGTAGGTGTCCTGGGGGGGATGGAGTGGGAAATGGCCAAGGGGGAAGTAAAGCAGCTCTGCTCACCCACGGCTGCTCTTGCTCCGGGCAGAGATGGGGGAGCACCTGGTGAAACACGGTGATGGGGTGAAGGACATTGCCTTCGAAGTGGAGGACTGTGACTTCATCGTGCAGGTAGGCAGCCCCTCCactcctcctgcacagccccctGAAACaggggggaaggcagggaagggccTGGGGATGTCTCCCCTCAGCGTAGGGGAGCTGTGGCAGGAGTGGGTCTCTCTCCTGTCCAGAAAGCCAAGGAGCGCGGAGCCGTGGTGGTGAAGGAGCCCTGGGTGGAGCAGGACAAATTTGGGAAGGTGAAGTTCGCGGTGATCCAGACGGTAAGTGGCAGGGAAGAATGGGGCCTATGGAGCAGGCTGGATCTGAGAGGTCCCAAAATAAACAAGGCCACCACACAACTGCTTTTCCCTCTTGCAGTACGGTGACACCACCCACACCTTGATAGAAAAGCTCAACTACAAGGGCCTGTTCCTACCCGGGTATCACCCGCCCCTCTTTAAGGACCCCCTGCTGCCCAAGTTGTGAGTACTTTCTAGAGGGTCCTGGCTGGCTCTTTGTCACCATGTGCTGGTGGGATGGATATCCCATTGAGGAGCTGGACAGGTCCCCACTGCCTTGCCCTGGAGCCCTTCATGCTGTGGGGTGCCCCTGAGCTCGGCTGAGACCCCCCTGGCTTCCCCCCACAGACCGAGTGCCAAGCTCAGCTTTGTTGACCACGTTGTGGGGAACCAGCCTGACCTCGAGATGGTCCCAGTGGCAGACTGGTAAGAGTGGGGAGGTCTGGCgggaggtgggatggagcaacagcactgctctgctgctctcacCACTTCCATGGTGGTGGCTGAGGCTAATTAAGCCAGAGAGAGCTTTGTTAGTGTGGGGATGGGGCAAGGGTTGATTGTGCCCTTTGTGGCCTGGGCAGGTACCAGAAGAACCTGCTCTTCCACCGCTTCTGGTCGGTGGATGACAAGCAGCTGCACACCGAGTTCAGTGCCCTGCGCTCCATCGTGGTCACCAACTACGAGGAGACCATTAAGATGCCCATTAACGAGCCGGCGCCTGGCAAGAAGAAATCCCAGATTCAGGTGAGCAGATGCTGGTGGTTGATCCATCTGGATACCTCCACTGCCAGCAGGGCTTTGGTGAAGGAAAAGGGACCAAGGGTCAGTGATTTGGAGCAGATTTGTTGTGCTAAGGTGGTTGCTGGAAAGCAATCCTGGCTCTGCCAAACCCTGGGGGAGCCACCAGGCAGAGCCAGTTTACCCCTGATCTCATCAACAGTGtctttctgtcattttgtgGTCCCCTTGAGCTGATTTTGCCTTCATGTTTTCGAGCCCACACCCATCCCTTTGCAgttgcagctgctctgtcattaaaatgtcattaaaatctTTTCCCTGTAGGAATATATCGACTACTACGGAGGGGCCGGAGTGCAGCACATCGCCCTGAACACCTCCGACATCATCTCAGCAGTGAGTGCCCCCAGGAAcaccctgtcccagcctgtcctgccccagcacctctAGGCACAGCCCTGTCACAGGGCAGGGGTGGACTGTGACCCCACCAGGGTGTGAGGACACGGGCAGAGCAAATGGGCTCTGTGCCGTGGTTGTTTTACAACCAGGATTAACTGCCCAGTGAGTCCATGCAAAGGGGCCTGTGTACAGCTGTGAGCTGCTGGCAGACACTCATCCCTCCAGCTTAAAGCAATCGGGGTCTGCAGGGCCCCCAAGGGCATCTCCATCCTCAGTGGGGGGCCTGTGGGAGCTCCGGCAGTTGGGGCTGATGGGCTGAGCCCCTGGAGCCCAACAGACGCCCTCAGCTGGGGTAGGGGCACATCTGGGTtgagccctgctgctgctgagcactgggTCTGGGCTCCTCTCCAGACCAAAGGGCCCCCAGAGGTATGGGGGGTCAGGCGGGATGAAGCATCTTTGCTTGCTGGTCAGCTCCCTGCACCACCTGCAGAGGGCACCTTGGGCCCTCACATTCCCGGTGCCCGAAGCGAGATGATGAGGTTGCCTAAAATCATGGGAAAACATCTGGCTCCAAACGCTGCCTGTCCCAGGCCATCCTCCAGGCACAAACCACTCCCAAACTGACCCACGCCGGGTGTCCTGTGCCTTGCAGATCACCAACCTGAAGCAGCGGGGCGTGCAGTTCATGGATGTGCCCTCCAGCTACTACCAGGTTCTGCGGGAGAGGCTCAAAACCGCCAAAATCAAAGTGAAGGAGAACCTTGACAAGCTGGAGGTGAGTCAGAGCAGCCCGAGAGGGAAAAGGTCTGCTCAGGGCTGGACTGGATCCTCAAAGTGTTTTGCAGGAGTGATGCAGAGACACCCCCTTGCTCCTCTCTGGGTCTTTGAGCTGTtgtcctgtttcttttctccaggaaCTGAAAATCCTGGTGGATTTTGATGAGAAAGGCTACTTGCTCCAGATCTTCACCAAACCAGTTCAAGACAGACCCACAGTGTTTCTGGAGGTGATCCAGAGGCATAACCACCAGGTGGGTGTGAGGATCTCTTGATGATCCTGGCTGGGATCCCTCAGGGCCATCAAGCCCCATGTCCAGCcagctctcagtgctgctctttCCCAGCCAGTTCCAAATCCCCTGGTCTGGAACACTGTTGTCTGCACAGGGCTTCGGCGCCGGGAACTTCAAGTCTCTGTTTGAAGCAATAGAAATGGATCAAGATGCCAGAGGAAATCTGACCATCCTGGAGCCCAATGGGGAGACCAAGCGCATGTAGAGGGCGTCAAGAAGTGCTGCCCTTGTCCCCAAAGAGCTGATTCCTAAGCAAACTGGGAAACAGCTCATGGTTTGGTAAATAGCCCAGACTTAAGTGTCACAAACCCAGGGAAGCCACTGCCAAGTTGGACGTGAAAAAGGACTCAACACCGacccccacccagccctggcGCTGCCCTCCAGTGGCTTTCTGGGAGTCGGGGCGTGGGAAATAGTAAACACACTTTAAAAGCAGCTTAATCTGATCCAAACCATCGAATTCTTAACAAAGGGCAGATTTAAGGCATATGCCAAAGACACTCAGCTATGGAGGGAGACAGAAGAAACAACGGGGAGGGCCCAAATTTAGTCTATccaaagttttaattttagctaCGTGGGAAGCTGGGAAAGCACAGAGGTATCTGGCTTTCTCTGCATCTCCTTTTGTAACATTTTGGTTTAATTGCTTTTAGATTCAATCTTGAATTTGGAGAATAAACAGTAGCTACAACACTCTGGAATGAGAATTAATCTAATTTACATATTTCAGTCTTCCAAAGGCAGCAGACTTGCTCTAATACCTGCAAATTCCCAAATTAATGAAGGGTTGGGGTTTATCCCGTGTTTCAAGCAGTAATTGCTAGCATTGGCAGCACTTGCTTGGCTCAGATCATGGCTGCATGTGCAAAGTCCCCTCTGGGCATCACTCTGGTGTTGTCACTGTCCTTTGCATGGCACTTCCCTCACTGACACAATAAAACCCTTTTCTGACACAGCCCAAGTGCCTGGTGAGTCCACGTGTGGGGGCTGGAGCCCCCCTACCCCGTTAGCTGGGGCTGCAGGTCGAGTGCTCCCCAAGGAGTCACAAAcctcagcccagagctgctgaacaTCATCGCGGGGTCTCCAGGGCCCACAGGTCTCCCCACTGTTGCACATCCTCCCTCcaaagccctgctgctgctccccattTCCCAGCATGGAAGCTGCTCAAACCCTGAGCCCTTGGCTCAGAATGGGCTCCTCAGACATGAATCCTTCCACCTTCCCAATCCATGCCCTTCCAGGTtgtgtcctgctgcctcctgccccccGAGGCTGCGCTGTCCTGcagccctgtccctccagcaCCATGGTCACCTATGGAGTCcaagagctgagctgggaaatcacctgcagcccaggctctgTCCTATCTCTTCCATTTCCTCCCCCACCAGCCATTCCATTGTCTGCTCCAGCTATTTGTTTCTGTAAAGCTCAGAGAGGTCACTGTGACCCCCTGTTGCCAAAGCTCAGCAgctcccccggctcccccctcccgTTGGCCCAAGGGAGCAGAATTCATTTCAGATTccccagaatcacagaatgtcctgagcaggaagggacccacagggatcatcgagGTCCAACTCCTTGCAAGTTGAATAAACcgatttaaaaagaaagaaacctctGGCCCCAACAGCCTTACAGCATCACTAACACCTTGCTTCGTGGTTAAGGGCTTTTGACTTcataaagttaaataaataaataaataaaagaaggcTATGAACTCGGAGAAATCCAaggcagaggctggaggagcagggacacctcacCTGCTTGAGGTCAGATGTGTTTGGAACTCCTGGCAGGGGGGCTCTGTTTGTAAGGATTTTTAATACCGggacatttttctttaagtttaTAGACTTGAATCACTCACATATTTCTTTCATGCAATATAAAGTTGCTTAAATTAGTTTCCTGTTCACCAGAATTAGTATTTTCGGCAAACTTTGCTGAAAACCAGTTCTTCACACTGTTCTTGTTCTGGATCTGCCTCCTTGAGCTCTGACAGTTCCCAACACAGGTCTAAGAGCAAAAAGCTGCCCTGGCTATATATTAAGCacaacataatttttctgtaagaaaagtCAGTATATTTATGGTTTGCTTTATAAAAGTTACTATAATACAATGGTACATAGTATTCAATTCacaaaaatatgaacaaatatATACAGCATGACACATCCACAACAAAAACACTTTCTTCAAAACAAGATACATACTGGTGACAGATTCTATATGCACAAAACATCCCTAAAGTCATAAATTTGCTTAAcgaaagaaaaagcagaaatcctAAATCTTCAAAGCAGagttgttgcctttttttttaaggaacttaaaaaaaaaaaaataagttgttgtttttttttttttccatttattgcAAATCATTTGACCTGCCTACTTTTAAAGGAGGCCTCTTGATTTCCACGCTGGGAATTAAAACAACCAGAAAACTGCAAGGATTGGGAGCTGGGTGTTCTTCCACTTTTAAAACTGCCCCGTTGTTTTAGAGTGTCCGTCTCgatgtgtttcttttcacttgGACAAATCCTACAGTGGCAATTAAGGAGGAAactcataaaaacaaaacaaatattaaactgaaaaaatccAGTTGCAAACCTGCTTAAATACATTTTAGGGTGTCTATTAGACTGTACATATTTCCTCGCttgaaataaatagattttGCACATTAGGTTTCAGACTGAGGGGTCAGGGGAAAGAAGAAGCCTTGACTTGGCAATTTTTTGACTTCAGTTTCTTAATGCTTCTAATTTCATCTATTTATTTGACAAAAAACCCTCATATTTATACAGAATTTACATTATACAAAGCTTGACACAAGCTGTAAATGCCACCAGCTCCTTTGCTATACTCAgtccttcttcctccccatcTTGACATGATTTAGAGCTGgaatctgtttaaaaagaacTCCAAATTACAATAGTCACTTTTAATAAACTATTTACATGCTCTTGAAGTACAAAGAAATCAGCAAAAAAATTTCAACATGTTTCTACAAGAAACAGTGTTTGAAGAGAAGATTCTTGAGTTTGCCTATGTACAGaggatgcatttttttatacttcaaaatccttttttttccttaaatttttattttatacagaaatGCACTGAAATGATCCCTGAAAAAGGTCACAAAAACCGGAACTGAAACTACTGTATAATTTGTTGGAGTTTAAAaatgttggttttctttttttccttgtagaaaTAAGCTGCTCTATACAATATAAATAACTGCAAGAtgagccccttcccctcctggaTCCCCGAGAGTCACAGACCAACTTTGGGACCAGCCTGGGACTGCAGGTGGGTGTGAACTGCACGGATCAACGGAGGTGTTGGGCAGCACTTCCTATGGATGTCACCGTGGAGGGACCTGCACCCTCAACTCACACCAGCTTCCTGTCGGGAAACTAAAGGTTTAAGCTCTCCTTCCAAAATTTTGCACTGTTCTCCCGGGTCATTTCTCCCAGCGAGGTGGAATTTTGCAGGGAGCACAGTCgatgtctctctctctctcattatTGTCTCAGGCTTCAATTTAAGTGACAATAAATTGGGGACAGGCTTTTCAGTGAAcaaaaccatttcagtctctctgAAAGCAGCACGTGCTGGTGAGGTTTCCCTTTAGTCCTCGTCTGTGTTTCCATGGGGTGCCGGGGTGCCCGTGCTGAGCGCGGGAGAACAACGCTGGGGGTGACCCAGGCTGTGCCTGCACCACATacctcctgccctcctctcATCTCACCCCTTGCTAAGTACAAGCCAAAGGACCTGGAGGGATTAGAGGCATCTCCAGGGGTGCCTTCCCAAACCACatctgtggctgcagggctcCCCTGGCCCAAGAAgaccctgcagggacagggcagccacagGCACCCGCAGCGCTCATGGAAATCACTGCACTGGACTTGCAGTCCTCACCATAAAATGATCTGTTCTGGGGTTGGGGCAGCTTCCCAGTCTGAGACAAATATCCCAGGTAGGACTTTGCAAGCCAAGAtttacagggaagaaaagagaagcctCGGGTTTGGCTTTGAGACCAGACCAACAtgatttttcagaagtgctaCGTATCCAACAGCTCTGTTTCTTCCTGGGGAACTACTGAGAGCTCAGCTCTCACAAAACCTTACATTATTTGTCCAGGATCCTAAAAAGGGATGGATTACAGGCAGTTTCAGAAGTACCCAAGTGATTTAGGTGCTCATGGACTTTGGCACCCAAATCCCTTTGGTGCTCCTAAAAATGCAGCGAAAGGTCCCGAAGGTGACTGTGACCTTCCTCCCCGCCTTCCTCACCAAAGATTAAGGCAAACTGCAGGGGCTAATCCCATCCAGAGCACACAGATATGCTGGGAAACACAGAACTGCCATCAGGTTCTTGGGGCTGGGCCATTTGGGGTGTCCTCACCCCCACAAATCCACTGTTACTGCACTGGTTCGATGGACCAAAGAGGGAGAAGGCCAAGGCCACGGGCCAAAATGCCGCACACAGGAGCTTCAGTTCTGAGACACAGGAAACTTCTGTGCATTTCCAAAGCTTTGAAAGTCAAAGGCCAAGCTGTAGAGATGCCAACTGGAGCTTCAACACAACAAGATGAACcttcttaaaaaacccccaaaactaaactaaactgaGCAGCTGGTTTAACTCCCAAATGCcatcactgcagttacaacCAACAGTCAGTGACAGAAACTAGTTGTGCTTCACAATTTTAGGTTCTGGGTCACCAATACCCAATTGCTGGAGAGATTTATAAAGAAGAGGgggaaacaacaaaaccaaaccaaaacaaaagcagagatgaGACTATGGACTGTCAGCAACAATCTGCTCACCCTCAGACAGAAATACAGGAGGTATTAAGGCAGTTTGGAGCAGTCTGTGTGTTCCTGCCCTTTCAGGCCTTTTatctgaagaagaaattcagaTGCAGAGGTCTAACCTACATTACAAGCTCCACTCAGCAGTGCAGGCCTGGCAATTCCATGGAACAGCTGAAAAAACTTCCAGGAACCTCTTTTGCAAGGTTGTAACCTCAGCTCACGGAGGTTTGAAAGGCTACAAGAAAACAGCTGTGTAATTGGTTCTGTGGGGAGAAGATGTTTAGTTATGCAGATAATCTTCCCATTTCATAATGACATTGCAACTTCCCCTTATAAGCCAATTAAAAAGGGTTTAGTACAGCTAATCTCTACTTTTAAAGCAGGAGAAATTCAATGCAAGTTGGAAAACTGATCCTGTCTATACCTGAACGGTCACATAACATTTTCAGATCACATCCAAAGAACTATTTCTTTGGTGTTTTGCCCCATTTTTAAATGGAACCCCTTGAAGAACTGCAACACAGCACATCCACAAGGACAAAATATACCGAGAAATCATTTCAATACGTGCCTTCCAAATTTGGAGAAGCATTCATCATTTCCATGCTGTAGATGGGGGGGACAGGATTGTTCTCAGGGACACTTTTACCACGATCTTACTGGAGGGATGGGACCATCCCCAGGCCAAGTTACTGAGTAACAGAGGGAGGAGAGCGGCACAGCACAGCTTGCTCCTATCACAGGAGGATCTCCCACATTCAAGGACAGAGCAAATACTCCACTTAAACACTGGAAAGGGCAGGGAAATGCagatgaaagggagaaaagtgaACACGAGACATACATCAGCCTGTTTCCCATCTACAGGAAGAAAATCCTATTCCAAACGCGGGCCAAAGTCTTTGCTTACAAGCAGAGCAGAATTTCTACAGCTGAGTTCTCCCCTTTATCTCAGCCTCTTCTGCATGCAAGACAAACCCATCTCCAAGGAATGGGCATCCCCAAAGGCCACACGCTGTGCCACGATGCTACAGCTACACAACTGACTCCAGCTCTCACTGTGATTGCAGTATCCAAGCATTTCTCACGCAGGGGTGCAGAGGTTTGGATCCCCCATAGACCAGCATGGCATAGAAAATGAGAGACGAGCCCAAGGCTGTGAGCTGAGGTCTGTGCTGACCCGACTCTGCCTTGGGGGGTCTGGCTGAGGGGACTTGTTCAGGCTCATCCCTAACAAAAAGGCAGGACAGTTCACCTCTAGTCTCATTGTGGACATATctacacacacacccccccaagCACACTCACACGCTCATTCACACACCCTCAAGCCTCTGGCTTGCTCTGTAACATCAACCTTACATTTATTTACAGCTTACTCTGAGAAATCTGTGCAATTTCAGCCAATCAAGCTCCCAACAAACCCTATATGGCATTTTCAGTCTCTGCTTCACATTTAAACGTTGAATGTCTTTTTCAACCAACAAAACTGATGAGAAAAAGGTAGCAGCATTTATGAAAAGATGAAGGTttataacaacaataaaaaaaaaaaaaaggtaccaTTATCCCATTACGGAGCATTACTGCAGGGACTGAACAGAGAAGCTAGTGTTTGGATAGACCATGCCACAAAATGGTTATCACCTTTTTGTGTGCGTGTTggatctgaaaaggaaagagcacCTGAAACGTGAACAGTCCTCGTAAGCGTGTGCGCTTTTTGCTTTCGCTCGTGATCCGGCAGAAGTGCGAAACTTGcttggttttcttcttctctttttcctcttttttttttttaagtatttttttaatccttttaaatttttttttcttcctttttttctttgtttgtttttttttttttttcctctttttttggcAAAGTGCAACCACACCTGGTTACCACAGTTTTGACATGGCCGAAGGTGCAAGTGTGACGAGAAACCTTGAGATCAGTTCAGGGTTCCCCTGCAGTTCTCAGAGCCACAGAGACATGGGATTTTTACATCCTCAATTGGAAACTTGTAGTCGTAGGTAATTTCCTCGTTCACATTGATGTGCTGCTTGGAATAGATGACGATCTTCTTTTGGGACTCCACTGTGATCACTTTAGCATAACAATTTGGCTGCAAGGGTGACAGAACAGGCAATGATTTAGGTCCCAGACTCCACACAATTACTCcaagataaaataaaagaagacagTCCTTCCCCTTGACAGCCTCAACCATGCTTCCAGAGCCTGGACCCAGGGGAAGCCTGGAGAGGGAGGCATGGAGCTAGACAACAGAGCAGCcctccttgtgctgctctgaAATATCCACATTCTGGTCATTTGTGGAGCAAAGGAGCCTGGATGATGCTCCACCAAATTTGTCACAGGTTAAGAGCAGCTCAGTGCTTAACAATTTGGCCAGGCAGCCAAGTCTGAGGGCAGATTGCAGCACGAAGCTGCAGATTCTCTGCCTGCCAAGGCAGGGAATACTTTTCCCAAGTGGACACTATAAGGAGACTGTTCCCACAGAATAACAGTGCTAAAACTTGGTAtgttttaaggaaatatttgttaGAGATGCTTCCTCAGTgtccagcagggacaggaagaCTCCCAGTGCTCTGCCGCCTCATGTGTCATTCCTCAGGTCTCTCCAATCTCTTTACACTTCTTTAGACCCTGCTCTGACCTGCTGCAGCTCATTAACGTTTAATCATAACCCTGTGACCCCCTGCCACTTCTGAACAGCCCAAGGACTGCCCGGGTTCCTCAGCGTGCCGGAGCACAGCCCCACGCAGGAACGCGACACTCACGTTGCAGCTGTGATTGATGAACCGGGCGAAGTTTCCGCATTTCGTGGCGTCGATGATGGTGTCGTGATCGACCCTGAACATGTAACTGCTGCCAATGCCCTCGTCCTCGTAGCGCTTCTCACGCATGTCAGCAATGACCTGCAGGAAACCCCACGGGCAGGGTCAGGACACGCCACACAAGTGCCCTGTGAGCAGCGACCTGCACAACCTGAGCTGTGCTTGTGCCAGGCAACAGGCATTTAATATGATCACAGTCACCCCAAGGGAACACAGGCCTAACTCAAAACACAGCTCAGGGTGGGCTTCTGAAGAAGGATTCTCCTGACTGCTTAATTTTTAGGGGTTGTTGAAAGTCCCATCCTCGTATCTCCAAACCATACATCAACCTCTGGGCAGCCCATGGAGCTGACACCTTACAGCAGAACTCCAACCCCCACTGGAATACACTTCTTCCAGGGCTGGTTTTTGCTCACATTTCACCCACAGTCCAGCTTACCTGCCTGATGTTCTGACCCACGTATTCGATCACCATCTCATCAGCTGCAATGGGTTCCATAGCAAAAAGGCCCCAGTCGTGAATGTGGCTCTTACAGaattttagttttttcttcCGGAACTGCATGaagaaaacaccccaaaaacccaaccctGAATTAACCAGAGCACAAGAAGGGAAAGGATGTCCCTGGGTCCAAAATCTGCAGCCTGGGGTGACCTACCTTGAGCTGGTTGAACTTGAGCAGGTCACTGTCACAGCTACCagtgaaggaggagaggagcctGCGTTGCTCTGATCGCCTCTCGGAACCAGCCCGGGTGGAAGCATGAGGTTGGGCAGGGATGCTCATACCCTGAGAGGACAAATGGGTGATCAAAGCTGACCCAACACTCTGCAGGCTCCCTGTCAGCAACGCCTTGTGCTACAACACATCACCACAGAACATGTGACATCAAACACTAACACCTCCCATGCAGCTCCTGGGTGATCAGCTTGACACAGGTGTAGCAACagcttcccctccctccttgcCAAAAGGCAGGAAGCACCCACTTGATAAAACCAAATCCCATTCACACCTGGCACTGAGCAGAGGATTCCTCACCTGTGTGTCAGCTGGAGGCTCCTCCGCGAAAGCTCGGCTATTGTTGAGGTATTTAAGTTTGTCCTTCTTATCAATTTTGTAATAGCCTTCACTTCGTGCACAGCCCGTCACGTGCTCCCGCATCCCATCGTCCCGCTTCTTTTTCTTGGGGGTAGAAAAGCTAGTAGGTGGGAAGAAGTTAAGGAGGAACACAGCCAGAGGTGGACACCAGACTAAACTTGCTACAGGTACATGGAGCTAACGCTGGGAGTTTGGACGATTaggaagggtttgggggggttgcaaaaaataacaatactactgaaaaataaaaaaaaagcatcactgGAGCCCACAAGCCCACAGGAAAACCAAGCACCGCCTTTCCTTCTTAGTCACATGCCTTGGGAAACTAAAgcaaagaaacagtgaaaaatttaacttttaaagGTTAAGCTGTCAAGAGAAACCTGTTTGAGAAAGGATttccccacagcacccaccacGTTCCCAGGCAGCAGATGGATGTACCATTTGCTCTGGTTTGAGTGACTCGCTTCTGTTCTACCTCCAGGAActccctgcagccaccccaAGCTCTGAGGACACCACATGGACCTCACAGCAGCGACATTCCCctctgagcagggccaggagcagcacagaggggcaaGAGATGCTCCTCACCCCAAAGGGATTGGAGAGATCTCGGTAAATCAGCCCCTTC
This window contains:
- the HPD gene encoding 4-hydroxyphenylpyruvate dioxygenase, producing MAPVCHPPPPGTVPAVPSPNQTHPWVGGGRRWSRGGASPIPQYIKCPTGLGLSLLLPHLQVTKMTSYTDKGEKPARGRFIHFHSITFWVGNAKQAASYYCNKLGFEELAYRGLETGSREVVSHVIKQDKIVFVLSSALNPGNEEMGEHLVKHGDGVKDIAFEVEDCDFIVQKAKERGAVVVKEPWVEQDKFGKVKFAVIQTYGDTTHTLIEKLNYKGLFLPGYHPPLFKDPLLPKLPSAKLSFVDHVVGNQPDLEMVPVADWYQKNLLFHRFWSVDDKQLHTEFSALRSIVVTNYEETIKMPINEPAPGKKKSQIQEYIDYYGGAGVQHIALNTSDIISAITNLKQRGVQFMDVPSSYYQVLRERLKTAKIKVKENLDKLEELKILVDFDEKGYLLQIFTKPVQDRPTVFLEVIQRHNHQGFGAGNFKSLFEAIEMDQDARGNLTILEPNGETKRM